Proteins co-encoded in one Triplophysa dalaica isolate WHDGS20190420 chromosome 16, ASM1584641v1, whole genome shotgun sequence genomic window:
- the qdpra gene encoding quinoid dihydropteridine reductase a, whose protein sequence is MAAANRVLVYGGKGALGSACVHYFKSKGWWVASMDMAANEEADANVLVKLCESFTDQAAQVTSDVGKLLGEHKVDVIVCVAGGWAGGSCSSKDLYKNTDLMWKQSVWTSTISSHLASLHLKPGGLLTLSGAKASVAGTPGMVGYGMAKAAVHQLCRSLAGEDSGLPSGAVAVAILPVTLDTPMNRKFMPDADFGSWTPLEYIAETFYSWATGSGRPASGSLIQLVTTGGKTEASLAQ, encoded by the exons ATGGCAGCTGCGAACCGTGTCCTTGTGTACGGAGGAAAAGGAGCTCTCGGCTCGGCTTGTGTGCATTATTTTAAGTCGAAGGGCTGG TGGGTTGCCAGTATGGACATGGCAGCGAATGAAGAAGCGGACGCGAATGTCCTGGTGAAGCTCTGCGAGTCATTCACCGATCAAGCCGCGCAG GTGACATCAGATGTAGGCAAGTTGCTAGGGGAACACAAAGTTGATGTCATTGTTTGTGTGGCTGGAGGGTGGGCTGGTGGAAGCTGCAGCTCAAAGG ACTTgtataaaaatacagatttgaTGTGGAAACAGAGTGTTTGGACCTCCACCATTTCCAGTCATCTTGCCTCACTGCATCTGAAGCCAGGAGGCTTGTTGACCCTCTCTGGAGCGAAGGCCTCAGTGGCCGGCACTCCAG GTATGGTCGGGTACGGCATGGCCAAAGCTGCAGTCCATCAGTTATGCAGAAGTCTAGCTGGAGAGGACAGCGGTCTTCCGTCTGGAGCCGTGGCTGTGGCCATTCTTCC GGTTACCTTGGATACACCAATGAACAGGAAATTCATGCCTGACGCGGATTTCGGAAGCTGGACGCCGCTGGAATATATTGCAGA AACCTTCTACAGCTGGGCCACTGGGTCAGGACGGCCCGCCTCAGGCAGTCTCATTCAACTGGTGACGACTGGGGGGAAAACAGAGGCCTCGCTGGCCCAGTAA